DNA from Rhizobacter sp. J219:
GCAAAAACTTCCTGCAGTGAACGTTGTTCCGGCAGCACGTACACCACGGTAGGCCCCGCTTCGACCAGCGGCTTGAGCACCTGCTCGTAGAAGGCCACCGGCAGGTTGATGCAGCCGTTGGAAATGCGGTTGTCGGAGATGGTCTCCGAGGCGAGGCGCTCGAAGCGACGCTCGCTCTCCTTGACGACGCGGATGCGGTGCATCGACACCGCGGCGTCGTAGTCGATCCACACCACGTCTTCTCCGGTGAGGTTCTCGCCCATCTGCGCCACGAAGCGGCCGGCAGGCGTGATGCGCTCTTCCGGCTTGATCTGCGACAGCGGTTTGTCGCCGATGCCCGGGACGGTGTCGTCACCGATCGCTGAGCCGAGCAGCGCGGGCACGCGCTGCAGCAGGCGCCCCTGCGCATCGAAGGCCATCACGTGCGCTCCCGGCTTGTCGACGACGATGAAAGGCCGGCCACCGGCATCGCCCGCGACGGCCCATCGCACGACGTCTTCCAGCGGGGTCGTGGGTGACTTCGTGGTGAACGGCAGGCTGGCCGCGGCCACCGGCTGAGGCGCCACCTGCGGGGCCGCCGTCAGACGGAGCACCACGGCTCCTATCGCCAGTTCAGCGGCGATGAAGACGGCGAGCGACCAGTAGGAGCCCAGCCACGGGGTGTCGTCCGCTGCACGATTTACCGGTTTGCCGTCAGTCTTGCCAGTCATGCATGGGCCTGCTCGTGGAATCGCGCACCCGGCGTGCGCTGCGCCACACGAGCAAACGACAGGCCGACGCGCCTCAGCGCACTTCGTCGATCGTCAGGAGACTCGCGCCGTAGGTGGCGTCGCACGCACCTTGCGCCGGACACACGGCCTGGCCGACGAAGGGGTTGTCCTTGCCGCTGCGCGACATCCAGAGCTGCTCGGCGCGCGCGAGGTCGAATTCGGGGATGTCGTCCTTCGACGCGCGCAGCCCCGCCTGCGAAAAGTCGCGCGGCAGTCGCGACACCATCGTCACGATGTGGTTGGTGCCCGGCGGGCCGCCGGCGGTGATCTGCCAGCCCTTGCGGGGGAGCAGCAGTTCCTTGTTGGCCTCGATGCGGTTGTCGCGGTCGATGGCGTTCGGGAACAGCAGGTACATGTGGCTTTTGTCGGTGCCGGCGAGGAACACATAGACATAGCCCGATTGCGACGACTTCAGGCGGAACTGCAGGTTGTCACGCCCGATCTGGATCGCCGACTTGTCGGCGAGCGCGTTCACGCCGAGCAGCGGGTCGGCCTGGCGCACGATGTCCTGCAGCGCGGTGACGATCCCGAACGGCGCCGGGGCCGGGGCGGCAGGCGGCGGCGGCGGTGGAGCGACGGCATCGCCGCGTGCCACAGGCTGCGAGGCCGCCATGCCGGTCGCCAGGCCGGGGTCGGCCGGCGGCGCTGCAACGGGCGTGTTGTCGCGCAGGCCGAACCACCAGCCCGCCGCCGCGAGCGCACTCAGCGTCAAGCCAGCGGCGATCCACAGGCCGGCGCGTGAGGGAGCCGGCGTCACGGGGTCGGGATTGAGCAGCTTGATCGGGGGCACCGGCGCGGCCGGTCGGGGAGCCGCCACCGGCGCCGAAGGCGGCTGAAGCGGCGGCGGTGAGGGCACAGCCGGCGGCGGGCTCGGCCGGGGCACCTGCACCGTCGGGGCCGTCGTCGGCGTCATCACCACCGTGGCGCCATCGTCGGCGAGCGGCGACGCGCCCGGCGCCGCCGGCACGGCAACGGGTGCGACCGACGGCGTGCCCACGCCGAAGCTGAAGAGTTGCCGCAGCGCCGCCATGTCCTGCGGGCGATGCTCG
Protein-coding regions in this window:
- a CDS encoding serine/threonine-protein kinase, which encodes MGNRSSATTSAGAAGIEIDGSGNALPLGHRLQEYVIEGLIGEGGFGIVYLARDTQLGRVVALKEYMPSSLATRDGEHQVSVRSMRHRETFELGLRSFVNEAQLLASFDHPSLVKVYRFWEQNGTAYMVMPYYQGPTFKQWLTENGARPDEAWLLSLLHPLIDALEAMHHERCYHRDIAPDNILLLQHAATQIGRPHAVRPVLLDFGAARRVISDATQALTVILKSGYAPIEQYAESTSMKQGAWTDVYALSAVLYAAITGRAPLPSVSRMVTDDMVPASQVGAGHYTQEFLAAIDHGLAVRPEHRPQDMAALRQLFSFGVGTPSVAPVAVPAAPGASPLADDGATVVMTPTTAPTVQVPRPSPPPAVPSPPPLQPPSAPVAAPRPAAPVPPIKLLNPDPVTPAPSRAGLWIAAGLTLSALAAAGWWFGLRDNTPVAAPPADPGLATGMAASQPVARGDAVAPPPPPPAAPAPAPFGIVTALQDIVRQADPLLGVNALADKSAIQIGRDNLQFRLKSSQSGYVYVFLAGTDKSHMYLLFPNAIDRDNRIEANKELLLPRKGWQITAGGPPGTNHIVTMVSRLPRDFSQAGLRASKDDIPEFDLARAEQLWMSRSGKDNPFVGQAVCPAQGACDATYGASLLTIDEVR